A stretch of Pogona vitticeps strain Pit_001003342236 chromosome 5, PviZW2.1, whole genome shotgun sequence DNA encodes these proteins:
- the PLAC8 gene encoding placenta-specific gene 8 protein isoform X1, which produces MTQTSQLQSFGETTEVAFRMNPQQVIVTQPQVVVVQRQQSQWQTDICDCFSDCGVCLCGFFCYPCLGCQVASDMGECCLCGTSWAMRSVYRTRYGIQGSLCGDFCTALWCPVCSLCQIKRDINRRRQLGIF; this is translated from the exons ATGACACAAACCAGCCAGTTACAATCTTTTGGGGAAACAACAGAGG TGGCCTTCAGGATGAACCCTCAGCAGGTGATCGTAACCCAGCCACAAGTTGTGGTTGTCCAGCGACAGCAAAGCCAGTGGCAGACGGACATCTGTGACTGCTTCAGCGACTGTGGTGTAT gtctttgtggatttttttgcTATCCATGTTTGGGATGTCAAGTGGCTTCAGATATGGGTGAATGCTGCCTTTGTGGTACATCTTGGGCGATGAGGTCAGTTTACAGGACAAGATATGGGATCCAG GGATCCCTCTGTGGTGATTTCTGTACTGCCCTCTGGTGCCCTGTTTGTTCCCTTTGCCAAATCAAGAGAGACATCAATAGAAGGCGACAACTGGGAATCTTCTAG
- the LOC140707651 gene encoding placenta-specific gene 8 protein, translated as MSHPVIMNQPQIVTVQRSDWQTGLFDCCDDCGVCLCGIFCPLCLGCQIASDMDECCFFGSSMAMRSVYRTKYGIPGSLLGDFCAVMCCFLCATCQLKRDINKRRDMGMF; from the exons ATGAGTCATCCTGTGATCATGAACCAGCCACAGATTGTGACTGTACAGAGATCCGACTGGCAGACGGGTTTATTTGACTGCTGTGACGACTGTGGAGTGT GCCTCTGTGGGATATTTTGTCCCCTGTGTCTGGGATGCCAGATTGCTTCAGATATGGATGAATGTTGCTTCTTTGGGTCAAGTATGGCCATGAGATCTGTCTACCGCACAAAATATGGAATCCCG GGATCCCTCTTGGGAGATTTCTGTGCTGTCATGTGCTGCTTTCTTTGTGCCACTTGCCAGCTGAAGAGAGACATCAACAAAAGAAGGGATATGGGGATGTTCTAA
- the PLAC8 gene encoding placenta-specific gene 8 protein isoform X2, with amino-acid sequence MNPQQVIVTQPQVVVVQRQQSQWQTDICDCFSDCGVCLCGFFCYPCLGCQVASDMGECCLCGTSWAMRSVYRTRYGIQGSLCGDFCTALWCPVCSLCQIKRDINRRRQLGIF; translated from the exons ATGAACCCTCAGCAGGTGATCGTAACCCAGCCACAAGTTGTGGTTGTCCAGCGACAGCAAAGCCAGTGGCAGACGGACATCTGTGACTGCTTCAGCGACTGTGGTGTAT gtctttgtggatttttttgcTATCCATGTTTGGGATGTCAAGTGGCTTCAGATATGGGTGAATGCTGCCTTTGTGGTACATCTTGGGCGATGAGGTCAGTTTACAGGACAAGATATGGGATCCAG GGATCCCTCTGTGGTGATTTCTGTACTGCCCTCTGGTGCCCTGTTTGTTCCCTTTGCCAAATCAAGAGAGACATCAATAGAAGGCGACAACTGGGAATCTTCTAG